The genomic segment GCATTATATTTACAGGATGCAGATCCAGAGAATTCGGAGACAAAATACATAGTATCTGTCAGGAAATCCAGCAGAAAGTAAAAGAAGTGATTGGGATTGAAACTTCTATAGGAATCGGAAGCTGGGTGAGATCACCTCAGGAACTGGTCTATTCCTATAAGCTTGCTGAGAAAGCCATTGGCTATCGGTATCTGCTGGGAGGCAGCCTCCTTTTGGATATGGAAGAAAAGAAAACGGACAACAGTATTAATCTTATAAAATCTCTGGAAACACTGACAGAAGAGATAAAGGTCGGAAACAGGCAGAAAGTGACAGAAATCCTGGAGCAGATCGAGCATGAGATCAAAGGGGCACTGGTGGAGAAAAGCTATGCCTGCATTTATCTTCAGCAGGTGATACGTGCCATCGGAAATACCTGCCAGTCCCTGAGTGATGATCCGGAAAAGATCATTGCTCAGAGAGAGAAGCTTCTGAAAGAAGTTTCTCAGGCAAAAACCTTTGATAAAGCAGTGACATTGGTGAAGGAGTATGCTGAAGGAGTATTTGAATCACTTCAGGATCTGAATAGTTCCAGCGGCCAGAGGCAGGGAATGATGGCTATGGATTATATCCGGAAAAATTATATGGATCCGGATCTGAGTCTGAACAGTATCTGTTCTTATCTGAATATCAGTACCAGCTATTTCAGCACTATTTTTAAGGAGATGACAGGGGAAACGTTTATCGAATCACTTACCAGGATAAGAATGGAGAAGGCGAAGGAACTTCTGGAGAATACAACGCTGAAGAATTATGAGATTGCGGAAAAAGTAGGATTTTCAGATCCACACTATTTCGGAATTTCATTTAAGAAGATGACAGGAAAAACACCTACCGAATATGCAAGGGAGAAACGCCGATGAAGATTTCTTCAAAATTTAAGAGTATTCAGAGTTCTATTTTCTGTGCGGTGTCGATCCTGGTATTAAGTGCTGTGCTGGTTGTGACAGTGGTATCCCTGAGATATACGAATTCATCTATTTATGAAAATTCTGTCATGTATACACAGACGATCATCAAACAGCTGAATCAGAATATAGATTCGTATATCAGTTATATGGATAATATTGCGTCAGTGATTGCGCAAAGCGGTGATGCTTATAAATATCTGTACAGTGAAAAAGGATATGGAGCCACAAAGGATGAAAATTACAGTGAATACAGACAGCGTCTTGTGGAACAGTTTAAAACGATCCTGAAGGGCAGGGCGGATATCAGAAATATCGGGATTGTCAGAGAGGATAAGAACTCTCCATCTCTGTTTGACAATGGATTATCTGTGAGAAATACATATGTAGATCTTAATACACAGCCATGGTATGCAGATGCAGTCGGAAAATATGACCGGTATAATCTGACATCATCTCATGTGCAGAATGTGATAAAGGGAGAAAGACCATGGGTCATCACACTAAGCAGAGGAATCCGCAATTATACAGGAACAGAAGCAGAGGATGGAGTAGTTTTTCTGGATCTGAATTACAGTGCGATCAGTGAACTCTGTGCACAGAGCAGCATGGGAGATAAAGGATATGTTTTTATTCTTGATCAGAATGGAAATATCGTTTATCATCCACAACAGCAACAGTTATATAATGAACTGCAGACAGAGAACATTTCACTTGTTATGAATGCAAAATCAGATATTGTTACTGTCGGAAAGGGAGATGACGAGAAAATTTATGCACTGTCCCATTCTGATATCACAGGATGGACTATTGTGGGATGCATGAATATGTCTGAACTTTTACGAAACAGCAGACAGACAAGAAGTATTTATGTGCTGGTAGCAGTGGGGCTGATCATAGTTGCTCTTCTGATTTCCAGCCTGATTGCCAGAAATATTACGCTGCCGATCCAGAAGCTTCGTGATTCTATGAAAAGTGTGCAGAAAGGAAATTTTGATATTGAAGATATAGAGGTGATTTCCGACAATGAAATAGGAAGTCTTACCAGATCTTTTAATGTGATGACGCACAGGATACGGGAATTAATGGAGCAGAATGTAAAGGAGCAGGAGCAGAAGAGAAAAATAGAACTGAAAGCCCTGCAGTCGCAGATCAATCCACATTTTCTGTATAATACGCTGGATTCTATTATCTGGATGGCTGAAGGAAAGAAGAATGAGGAAGTGGTGATAATGACGGCTTCTCTGGCGCGACTGCTCAGACAGAGTATCAGCAATGAGGATGAGCTTGTAACAGTCGGACAGGAGATTGAATATGTCAGAAGTTACCTCACGATCCAGAAGATGCGCTACAAGGATAAGCTGGAATTTGAGATAAAGGCAGATCCATCCATTACACAGGTACCTATCATTCGTCTGGTATTGCAGCCGCTCGTGGAGAATGCAATTTATCATGGCTTAAAATATAAAGACAGTAAAGGACTGTTGACAGTACATGGATATATGAAAGGTGAGAATGCAGTAATCGATATTACGGACGATGGTGTGGGAATGGATGAGGAAACCCTGAAACATATTTATGATAAGCATAAGGTGAATTACCGTTCCAATGGAGTTGGGGTGTACAATGTGCAGCAGCGTCTGGTTTTATATTATGGAAAAGATTATGGCATTATCTATCACAGTGAAAAAGGAAAGGGAACCACAGCATCTGTTGTAATTCCCGGAATACAGGAGGAATCCCATGAAAAGTCATAAAAAAGAGATTATAACAGTTGCAATCCTTATGGCGGCAGCAGTGGTGATTTTTGCCGGAATCCTGAAACCGGAGGCGACACAGACGAAAAAATGCTCCCTCATTTATATTCCAAAGATCAGGGATAACACCAATGATTTCTGGACTTCGGTAATATCCGGCTGTAAGATGGCGGCAGAGGAATATGAATCTGACCTTGAAATCCTGGCTCCGGATAAAGAAGAGAATATAGAAGAACAGAATAAACTTCTGAAAAAGGCCATTGAGCAGAAACCGGATGCGATTCTGTTTTCTCCTTCCAGCATGGATGCATCAGATGAACTTCTGAAGGAAGCAAGAGAAAAAGGAATCCGTATTACCTATATTGATTCCTATACAAAAGAAAAACTGCAGGATCTCACAGTTGCCACAGATAATGTGAATGCGGGCAGGATGTTAGGAGAGTATGCCAGAAAATTAATCGATAAAGATTCAAAGATAGCCATTGTCAGCCATGTAAAAGGTGTTTCCACGGCTGTGGAGAGAGAACAGGGATTCAGGGAAGGTCTTGGTGACTATGCTGATAACATAGTAGATATTGTCTACTGTAACTCACTCTATGAGAAATCCTATGAACTGGCGCAGGAACTGATGAGGAAATATCCGGATCTGGAACTGATTGCAGGAATGAACGAATATTCTGCAGTTGGTGTGGGAAGAGCAGTCAGTGATGCAGGAGCGAAAGATAAGATCGCAGTAGTTGGTGTGGACTGTTCCCAGGAGGCCATCAATCTTATGGAAATGGGCGTTTATAAGGGAATTATTGTGCAGAAAGCATTCCGGATGGGGTATATCGGAGTGGAAGAAACCATTCATATGCTTAACGGGGATGCAGTAGAGAAGAATATTGATTCAGGATGCGAGCTGGTTACGCCGGAGAATATGTATAACAGTGATATTGAACGGCTGATCTTCCCGTTTAGCTGACTGACGCGTTGAAACGACTGCGTAATATAAGGATAAAAGAAGCAAAAAGGTTAAATATTTCTGGATGAAAAAAAGGAAATATTTAACCTTTTTTTGGAAGATATTTCATTACAATTATCCGACAGGTAAGGTAAGATATAGAAAACAAAGAGAGATACGAAATAACGTAAGGAGGGTGAAAAACTTGGAAAAGTTGAAACAAAATCCAATTGTGAAGAAACTCGGTCTGAACAGAATCCTGTTAGCATGTATTCTGGTTCTTATGTTCGTAGTCTTCAAAGTAGTTCTGGGAAGTAAGTTCCCTGTAGGTGACAGTATCAAATCTACTTTGAACTATGTATACTTCCTGGGCTTTCTGTCACTTGGAGTAACATTTGTAATTGCCACTGGAGGAATCGATTTCTCCATTGGACCGGTAATGTTCTGCTGTGCCCTGATCTCAGGTTACTGCATGACATCTTATCATGTACCTTGTGCAGCAGCAATGGTGATCTGTATCCTGATCGGATTTGCATTTGGCGTGTTTAACGGCTGGATGGTATCTTATATGTCAGTTCCGCCATTTATCATTTCCATGGCATCTATGAACATTGCAAAAGGTATTGCATCTGTATTTACAAAGACACAGTCCGTCAGCTGGCCGCTGGGAAGTGATCCTGTAAACGGATGGTTCAGAAATCTTATCTCCTATAAGGGATTCCCTGTAGGACTTGTGATTTTCCTGGCAGCAGCAGTGATCTGTGGAATTATTCTTTATAACACAAAACCGGGACGTTATATCCTTTGTCTTGGTTCTAACAGCGAAGCAGTAAGACTCAGCGGTGTTAATACAAAAAAATGGAGAATGCTTGCTTATGTGATCTGCGGTGTTCTTGTAGGAATCGGAGCAATTTTCTTTGTTGGCGCTTATACAACTGTTCAGCCTGGATACGGCGATCAGTACAACAATGAAGCGATTGCAGGCTGTGTAATGGGTGGTACATCCATGGTTGGCGGACTTGCTTCTATCGGCGGTACAGTCATCGGTGTATTTATCATTTCTCTTCTTCAGCAGGGTATCATGGCATTTGGTCTTGGTAAAGGTCAGCAGATGATCATCACAGGACTTATCGTAATTGTAGCAGTTTATGTCGACGTTTCTGCAAGACGCAGAAAGAACTGATCGGAAGGGAGGATGTAACAATGGGTGAAGTTATTTTGACTATGAAGGACATTGATAAGTCCTTTCCTGGAGTTCATGCTCTGGATCACGTTAATTTTGAAGTGAAACGCGGCGAAGTACATGCTCTTATGGGAGAAAACGGTGCCGGAAAGTCTACATTGATGAAAGTTCTTACCGGTATTTATCAGAAAGATTCAGGATCCATTACCTATAAAGGAAAGGAAACTGAATTCCATAACACAAGAGAAGCGCAGGATGCAGGTGTTGTAATCGTGCATCAGGAGCTGAACATGGTAGGTGATCTTACCGTAGCTCAGAATATTTTTATCGGACGTGAACCAAAGAAAGGGTTCAGCATTGATGATAAGAAAATGATCGAAGATTCCAAAAAACTCTTTCAGGAACTGAACATTGAAATCAATCCAAAAGAAAAGATGAACAATCTTACCGTCGGAAAACAGCAGATGTGTGAGATCGCAAAGGCTATTTCCCACAAAGCAGAGGTTATTATCTTTGATGAGCCGTCAGCAGCACTGACAGAGAAAGAGATTGCAGACTTATTCGAGATTATCCGTGATCTTCGTAAGAAAGGTCTTGGAATCGTTTATATTTCCCACCGTATGGATGAGATCAAAACGATCACTGACAGAGTAACAGTCATGCGAGATGGTGGTTATGTAGGAACGCTGATCACAGCAGACAGTACAAAAGAAGACATCATCAACATGATGGTTGGACGTGTCATTTATGAAGATCCTAAGGAACACAGCATGGTTGCACCGGATGCACCTGTTGTTCTTAAGGTAGAGAACCTGAATGCAGGTAAGATGGTTCAGAATGTAAGCTTTGAACTTCGCAAAGGTGAGATTCTTGGTTTCTCAGGACTGATGGGAGCCGGACGTACTGAGACAGCAAGAGCACTGTTTGGTGCTGACCCGAAACAGAGTGGAAAGATCTCTATAAGGGGAAAAGACGGACAGCTTCGCGAGGTAACTATCAACAGTCCTCAGGATGCAGTTAAATATGGTATTGGTTATCTGTCAGAGGACAGAAGAAGATATGGTTGTGTCGTACAGAAATCTGTAACAGAGAATACTACGCTGGCAACCATGGAAGAATTTACCAGTGGTATCTTCATTAATAAATCAAAAGAAAAAGAGGTTTCAGAGAAATACGTTAAAGAGCTGGCAACCAAAACTCCAAACTGCGAGCAGCTGGTAGTCAATCTTTCCGGTGGTAACCAGCAGAAGGTCGTTATCGCAAAATGGCTGACACGAGACAGTGAGATTCTTATTTTTGATGAGCCGACCAGAGGTATTGATGTTGGTGCCAAGAATGAAATTTACAAGTTAATGAACAGACTGGCTGCAGAAGGTAAATCTATTATCATGATTTCTTCTGAAATGACAGAAGTTCTCCGTATGAGTGACCGTATTATCGTTATGTGTGAAGGTAAGATTACAGGAAATATTGATATTTCCGAAGCTACACAGGAACACATTATGAATCATGCAACACGGAACATCAATTAAGGAGGAAAGTCATGACTAAGAAGAAAAAAAGTATTTTAAGTGATCAGAGATTTATTGTATTACTGGTTATTATTGTACTGTTTGCAATTTTCTCCTTTAAGAGCAGGGAGTTCAGACAGTATACCACAATCCTGAGTATGCTGGATTTCTCATATTATGATCTTCTGATGGCAATCGGTGTTACATTCCCTCTTATTACAGGAGGTGTAGACCTGTCAATCGGAACAGGTATGGTATGTTACGCATTGATCGCAGGATCTCTGGTAAGAAATAATAATCTTCCGGTTGTACTTGCAATGTTACTTTGCATTGTACTTGGAATTATTGTAGGAGCAGCAAATGGTGTGCTGATCGGTATTATGAACCTGCCGCCATTCCTTGCAACACTTTGTACCTGTATGATTACCCGAGGTGCAGGATCCCTGTGCAGTGCCACTCCCTGGCCGGGACTTACACAGGAGGGCGGATGGTTCCATTCAATCTTTAAGATTACAGTTGGAACAGGAAGAAGTGCTTCCCGTTATCCTATCGGTTTCTTATGGATGATCATTCTGGTCCTTGTAATGGAATATGTTCTGAATCATACAAAATTCGGTCGTTATACGATCGCGATCGGTTCCAATAAAGAAGCAGCAGCTCTTTCGGGAATCAACGTTAAATTCTATCATGTTATGGTATATGTAGTATGCGGACTCTTCACAGGTCTTGCAGCTATCGCATATGCGGCAGTTACACCAACTGTACAGCCTGGTACCGGTGCTGGACTTGAAATGGATGCCATCGGTGGAGTATTCGTAGGTGGTGTTGCAGCAACAGGTGGTTATGGATCAGTAATCGGTACTTTAGCCGGTATCTTCGTTATCATGCTTCTGAAAACCGGTCTTCCATATATCGGACTTCAGGCAAACTGGCAGCAGATCATTACAGGTGCAGTTCTTATCATTGCAGTACTGATCGATATCATGAAAGAAAAGAAAGCAGCAGCAAAATAATTTTCAAAACTGAATAAAGAAAAATGCATCTTACGACAGATGCAAAACAGCAGGATATGAAACAACGGAGGGCTTCCAGGGGATGTTCGGCGACAGTATTGTCATATGTGTATTTTGGGGAAGGCGGAACGAGAGAGGAAGCCTCCGGGGTATCATTTATAAAAAAACTATATTAAAAATGTATATTTAAAAGGAGGAAATTTTAAATGAAAGCAAAAAAAGTGATCGCATTAGTTATGTGTGCAGCAATGGTAGCAGGAATGTCCGCATCAAGCGTTATGGCAGCCGATATGCCGGAACAGTTCAAAGATCTGAAAGCTAATGAAGCTTATGATTTCCCGATGATGGTTAAATCTTTCCAGTCTACATACTGGGATGCAGCTCAGGAAGGTATGAAGAAAGCTGCTGATGAACTTGGTGTTACATACAAGGCACAGGGACCAAACAGTGAATCTGATATCGCTGACCAGGTTAACATGATCAACACAGCAATCGCTGCAAAGCCGGCAGGTTTAGGTCTTGCTGCATGCGATACTTCTTCCGTTCTTGATGCACTTCAGGAATGCGTTGACAAAGGAATCCCGGTAGTAACATTTGATACAGGTATCGCTGACGCTCCGGAAGGCTCTGTAGTATGTGAAGTTTGTACAGACAACGCACAGGCTGGTTCTGTTGCAGCTGAAAACATGTACAATGCGATCAAAGATGTTGTAGCTAATGCAGATGGACAGGTTATCATCGGTGAAGTTAACCAGGATGCTACAGCTCAGAATATTCAGCAGCGTGGCGGCGGATTTATTGACAAAATGATCGAACTGCTTCAGGCTGACGGAAAAACAGTTGCAGTTAAAGGTAACGAGTTCTATGTAAACGCAGCTAAAGGTGCAGATGCAAAAGAAGCAGACGCAGACGTTGTTATCCAGGTCGCTGTTCCTGCACAGACAACTGTAGAGCTTTGCTCAACAGAGGCTCAGGCAATCCTTTCTCAGGAAAACTGCATCGCTATCTTCGGTTCCAACCAGACAGCAGCAGAAGGTGTTCTTGCAGCTAATGCTAACCTGAACGTTCTTGGTTCTGACGCAGGAGCAGGCGATGTTATCGGTGTTGGTTTCGATGCTGGTTCTATCATTAAAGCCGCTGTACAGGATGGAACATTCATCGGTGCTGTTACACAGTCTCCTCTGATGATGGGTTACTATGCAATCTACGCTCTGACAGCAGCAGCTAACGGACAGGAACTTGAAGATGTTCCTACAGATGGATACTGGTATGATTCCACAAACATGGACAGCGAAGAAATCGCTCCTAACCTTTATGACTAATCGATAAGTAAATATCGAGAGGAAATGAATCCTTAGAATTAAGTATTAATTATTAATACAAATACAGACGCCGCACTGCCGTATGGCAAGTGCGGCGTTGTTGTTCAAACAATAAAACAATGATTGGAAATGATGATTTTATTAAGTTGTAAAGATACTTATTTCGACGATAGATTTCAAAATAGCAAATAAGGACACTTTTTCAGACAAACAAGGTTCTTATTTTGGGGGAGTAAGTTGAGATAAAATGAAATCATCAGATATGAAGAGCGTATAAATTCATATATTGAGGAGGTTTTGCAATGGCAGCATATTATTTAGCAGTAGATATCGGAGCATCCAGCGGACGTCATATCCTTGGACATATGGAAAACGGAAAAATGGTTCTGGAAGAAATTTATCGTTTTGAGAATGGAATGGTAAAGAAAGACGGAGAACTCTGCTGGGAATTTGACCGTCTTTTCAAAGAGGTAGTAAATGGTCTGAAGAAATGTAAAGAAATCGGCAAGATTCCGGTAAGTATGGGCGTGGACACATGGGGCGTTGACTTCGTACTTCTGGACAAAAATGACAATGTTCTTGGAAATACAGTAGGATATCGTGACCACCGTACAGAGGGAATGGATAAAGAAGTTTATAAGGCAATTTCCCTGAAAGATCTCTATGCAAGAACAGGTATCCAGAAAGCTGATTATAATACGATCTATCAGCTGATGGCAGTGAAAAAGAAACATCCGGAATATCTGGAACAGGCGGAGACACTTCTTCATGTGCCGGATTATTTCCATTTCCTTCTTACAGGACAGAAAACCTGTGAGTACACAGAAGCTACGACAGGACAGCTTGTAAGCCCGATTACTAAGGACTGGGATTATGAACTGATCGATATGCTCGGTTATCCGAGAAAAATGTTTCAGAAGCTGATCATGCCCGGAACAGGCATCGGACATTTGTCAGATAAGATCAGAGAAGAAGTGGGCTTTGATCTGGAAGTGGTTGCACCTGCAACACATGATACAGGATCCGCTGTACTGGCAGTTCCTGCAAATGACGATGATTTTATCTACATCAGCTCCGGAACATGGTCACTGATGGGAATTGAGAGAAAAGAAGCTGACTGCTCTGAGAAGAGCTGTGAGATGAACTTCACAAATGAAGGCGGTTATGCAGGCCGTTTCCGTTACCTGAAGAATATCATGGGACTCTGGATGATCCAGTCTGTGCGTCATGAAGTAAATGATGCATACAGCTTTGCAGAAATCTGCGCAATGGCAGAGGAAGCAAAGGATTTCCCGTCAAGAGTAGACGCAAATGATGAGTGTTTCCTTTCTCCTGACAATATGACAGAGGAAGTTAAGGATTACTGCCGCAGAACAGGACAGAAGGTTCCGGAAACTCTGGGAGAGATTGCAACAGTTATCTACACAAGTCTTGCGGAATGCTATGCAAAGACAGCAAAAGAGCTGGAAGAGATGACAGGCAGGACTTACAGCCGTATTCATATCGTGGGCGGCGGTTCCAACGCAGGATATCTCAATGAGCTGACTGCAAAGGCAACAAAGAAAGAAATCCATGCAGGTCCAGGAGAGGCAACTGCAATCGGAAATATCACAGCACAGATGCTGAAAGCAGAAGAGTTTAAAACCATTGAAGAGG from the Blautia wexlerae DSM 19850 genome contains:
- a CDS encoding sugar ABC transporter ATP-binding protein; this encodes MGEVILTMKDIDKSFPGVHALDHVNFEVKRGEVHALMGENGAGKSTLMKVLTGIYQKDSGSITYKGKETEFHNTREAQDAGVVIVHQELNMVGDLTVAQNIFIGREPKKGFSIDDKKMIEDSKKLFQELNIEINPKEKMNNLTVGKQQMCEIAKAISHKAEVIIFDEPSAALTEKEIADLFEIIRDLRKKGLGIVYISHRMDEIKTITDRVTVMRDGGYVGTLITADSTKEDIINMMVGRVIYEDPKEHSMVAPDAPVVLKVENLNAGKMVQNVSFELRKGEILGFSGLMGAGRTETARALFGADPKQSGKISIRGKDGQLREVTINSPQDAVKYGIGYLSEDRRRYGCVVQKSVTENTTLATMEEFTSGIFINKSKEKEVSEKYVKELATKTPNCEQLVVNLSGGNQQKVVIAKWLTRDSEILIFDEPTRGIDVGAKNEIYKLMNRLAAEGKSIIMISSEMTEVLRMSDRIIVMCEGKITGNIDISEATQEHIMNHATRNIN
- a CDS encoding ABC transporter permease; translation: MTKKKKSILSDQRFIVLLVIIVLFAIFSFKSREFRQYTTILSMLDFSYYDLLMAIGVTFPLITGGVDLSIGTGMVCYALIAGSLVRNNNLPVVLAMLLCIVLGIIVGAANGVLIGIMNLPPFLATLCTCMITRGAGSLCSATPWPGLTQEGGWFHSIFKITVGTGRSASRYPIGFLWMIILVLVMEYVLNHTKFGRYTIAIGSNKEAAALSGINVKFYHVMVYVVCGLFTGLAAIAYAAVTPTVQPGTGAGLEMDAIGGVFVGGVAATGGYGSVIGTLAGIFVIMLLKTGLPYIGLQANWQQIITGAVLIIAVLIDIMKEKKAAAK
- a CDS encoding substrate-binding domain-containing protein; protein product: MKAKKVIALVMCAAMVAGMSASSVMAADMPEQFKDLKANEAYDFPMMVKSFQSTYWDAAQEGMKKAADELGVTYKAQGPNSESDIADQVNMINTAIAAKPAGLGLAACDTSSVLDALQECVDKGIPVVTFDTGIADAPEGSVVCEVCTDNAQAGSVAAENMYNAIKDVVANADGQVIIGEVNQDATAQNIQQRGGGFIDKMIELLQADGKTVAVKGNEFYVNAAKGADAKEADADVVIQVAVPAQTTVELCSTEAQAILSQENCIAIFGSNQTAAEGVLAANANLNVLGSDAGAGDVIGVGFDAGSIIKAAVQDGTFIGAVTQSPLMMGYYAIYALTAAANGQELEDVPTDGYWYDSTNMDSEEIAPNLYD
- a CDS encoding substrate-binding domain-containing protein; its protein translation is MKSHKKEIITVAILMAAAVVIFAGILKPEATQTKKCSLIYIPKIRDNTNDFWTSVISGCKMAAEEYESDLEILAPDKEENIEEQNKLLKKAIEQKPDAILFSPSSMDASDELLKEAREKGIRITYIDSYTKEKLQDLTVATDNVNAGRMLGEYARKLIDKDSKIAIVSHVKGVSTAVEREQGFREGLGDYADNIVDIVYCNSLYEKSYELAQELMRKYPDLELIAGMNEYSAVGVGRAVSDAGAKDKIAVVGVDCSQEAINLMEMGVYKGIIVQKAFRMGYIGVEETIHMLNGDAVEKNIDSGCELVTPENMYNSDIERLIFPFS
- a CDS encoding response regulator → MYKILLVDDEILVRDAIRENIDWKSLDCELVGDCENGRQAVEFVQSHKVDVVLTDICMPYMDGMELSEFLHDNYPDILIVIFSGFGEFEYAKKAIRYNVSEYMLKPVTAMELTKVLRNMKEKLDSRKKEQKKMESLSQTSKDYHKNVDVIRSKALETLVNCTRDVQVSLLELKKLGISFDCSSYRVAVFDMDTYSEMYQVDMHKQQESALMSFVLFNIGNEIVARENAGVAYQEGSNRVCIIFTGCRSREFGDKIHSICQEIQQKVKEVIGIETSIGIGSWVRSPQELVYSYKLAEKAIGYRYLLGGSLLLDMEEKKTDNSINLIKSLETLTEEIKVGNRQKVTEILEQIEHEIKGALVEKSYACIYLQQVIRAIGNTCQSLSDDPEKIIAQREKLLKEVSQAKTFDKAVTLVKEYAEGVFESLQDLNSSSGQRQGMMAMDYIRKNYMDPDLSLNSICSYLNISTSYFSTIFKEMTGETFIESLTRIRMEKAKELLENTTLKNYEIAEKVGFSDPHYFGISFKKMTGKTPTEYAREKRR
- a CDS encoding sensor histidine kinase; the encoded protein is MKISSKFKSIQSSIFCAVSILVLSAVLVVTVVSLRYTNSSIYENSVMYTQTIIKQLNQNIDSYISYMDNIASVIAQSGDAYKYLYSEKGYGATKDENYSEYRQRLVEQFKTILKGRADIRNIGIVREDKNSPSLFDNGLSVRNTYVDLNTQPWYADAVGKYDRYNLTSSHVQNVIKGERPWVITLSRGIRNYTGTEAEDGVVFLDLNYSAISELCAQSSMGDKGYVFILDQNGNIVYHPQQQQLYNELQTENISLVMNAKSDIVTVGKGDDEKIYALSHSDITGWTIVGCMNMSELLRNSRQTRSIYVLVAVGLIIVALLISSLIARNITLPIQKLRDSMKSVQKGNFDIEDIEVISDNEIGSLTRSFNVMTHRIRELMEQNVKEQEQKRKIELKALQSQINPHFLYNTLDSIIWMAEGKKNEEVVIMTASLARLLRQSISNEDELVTVGQEIEYVRSYLTIQKMRYKDKLEFEIKADPSITQVPIIRLVLQPLVENAIYHGLKYKDSKGLLTVHGYMKGENAVIDITDDGVGMDEETLKHIYDKHKVNYRSNGVGVYNVQQRLVLYYGKDYGIIYHSEKGKGTTASVVIPGIQEESHEKS
- a CDS encoding ABC transporter permease translates to MEKLKQNPIVKKLGLNRILLACILVLMFVVFKVVLGSKFPVGDSIKSTLNYVYFLGFLSLGVTFVIATGGIDFSIGPVMFCCALISGYCMTSYHVPCAAAMVICILIGFAFGVFNGWMVSYMSVPPFIISMASMNIAKGIASVFTKTQSVSWPLGSDPVNGWFRNLISYKGFPVGLVIFLAAAVICGIILYNTKPGRYILCLGSNSEAVRLSGVNTKKWRMLAYVICGVLVGIGAIFFVGAYTTVQPGYGDQYNNEAIAGCVMGGTSMVGGLASIGGTVIGVFIISLLQQGIMAFGLGKGQQMIITGLIVIVAVYVDVSARRRKN
- the rhaB gene encoding rhamnulokinase, producing MAAYYLAVDIGASSGRHILGHMENGKMVLEEIYRFENGMVKKDGELCWEFDRLFKEVVNGLKKCKEIGKIPVSMGVDTWGVDFVLLDKNDNVLGNTVGYRDHRTEGMDKEVYKAISLKDLYARTGIQKADYNTIYQLMAVKKKHPEYLEQAETLLHVPDYFHFLLTGQKTCEYTEATTGQLVSPITKDWDYELIDMLGYPRKMFQKLIMPGTGIGHLSDKIREEVGFDLEVVAPATHDTGSAVLAVPANDDDFIYISSGTWSLMGIERKEADCSEKSCEMNFTNEGGYAGRFRYLKNIMGLWMIQSVRHEVNDAYSFAEICAMAEEAKDFPSRVDANDECFLSPDNMTEEVKDYCRRTGQKVPETLGEIATVIYTSLAECYAKTAKELEEMTGRTYSRIHIVGGGSNAGYLNELTAKATKKEIHAGPGEATAIGNITAQMLKAEEFKTIEEARTIIHESFGVKVYK